ggtcagatagcaaatctagttcgttccgtcttgtggtttcgggttcagcgctctacccttccttagccgccacatgggttgcttgaccaaagggagagaatgaaagtctccgggtcccagaccttatctacttcgttccacagtatagctggccaatcaaatcttctgagcgggagacttgcaagggatcgtatctcttcttcaggctcaaccagcagtggaagcattggccaggacagtctagatctaagggatcttggttccaaaatggagggaatgaaaagtatctccattcctggaccccaaacttctaacaacctttgacagggccctttcttttttcggatggagttcctccgctcagccacttcttcaacagagaaacgtggttgttttctggcatccatcgtcattcgggattcttaccctcacatacctatttctcctctctactataatctcttcgcctttccattcgcgaacagtattttcacgacctggcccttctgcctggctaccacaccagagtggtcgcaagggtcatgacggttgtcatgttcttcttgcaccttagaagcatggtcgtcctgccctatttggtcaactttgtagccgctctcctaggactacgctgagtcgtccatatcacttgcaattacctctctattgggctagcagctaaacttagacaagtttttttcctcattctcagcccagcagatcctctttgaggatgatcctgcccaagaaggatggttattctctctcgggtctaggtcgtggcccttctacagggagcttgcgcactcgatctctcattccctcggttctttcaattcgctaggagggttctgagggaaaggacgtctacggaagcagtttccttcgctgcgctcgttttctgcaagtcaatcaggctctcaaagggtagtctctgagctcctttctcttccagagccttctcctggcccaagggctattgggagataccattgccagttttctcccgatcatctctctgtagatccgaacggtacggctattccttcagcaggccctctgccttctggcgggtcttcagttggataatgcctcggctgtgccccaagttagccatctagcaagtaccctcagtcaagcgccatggctaaggtacctcgcactctctgatgggccgagttctatcttcggtgatctcaacagtacattccctggagtagaacactgggcggcagacatattcagccgtccgggtttttcctcaagtgagtgagaacttcactcggaaatcttccatcggacctgccttcactggagtactccagaggtagttcggatggcgtccaaactgaacgccaatgtactccagttcatggtttggcctcgcgatccaagaccattgcagtgcatgatctattcttccatggtaccaatttccataacccctcttccactacgtctgaaaccttttcggaagcgggtagggccccagtgatcccgggagacccgcactgaccatgtcaggtttttttctcgcttgcggtactagtatttttccggcttattgtctcaagctggaaatatggtctttcttgcaggcctcaacctgtagttcttccctaccgcgtaccgttaaatccgtgggaccttaatggtcctgggcatcttacagtggactccttttctgatccggatagacttttctatcagggagggtctctccccttctttctctgcgctcttgtcctcctgatgagtcttcagatctcggcgctctgttctttatcttttttccttattaccttcaaggcaaggttgccctctagccatccccttccctcgttgccaaggggtattatatctccactgttgcaggggcatcgtcctcttatctccttcggctctagtccacaaagcggaatgggttctccataatctggaagaagcgagtgctccgagtgggtacgtatcgaggacgacgtccttccaaaggttggacattttactcgggtttttcgatggtaagtaggcttcctgacggtcgcaggaagggtttagccgtttttcttcggccacgttagcctggtggattcttttctccatccaggagtcctttcgcgctagatgccagcctatctccctgtctgagggctctaggcgccagacgtcggcaagcacgaccgcaggcttgcgaattcctccaggccgcatgcattcttgaagcactataattcaatacttccacagatgtgagtctgggcaggtggactttacaggccgcggtggcgcacttgtaagtagcggctacacggcctgaagtgatgttgtccccacccagggactgctttgggacgtcccatggtctgtgtcccccaatgaggcgaaggagaaatagggatttttgtgtactcaccgtaaaatccttttctccgagccattcattgggggacacagctcccaccctgttattagcttatgctttgtttttatcttttgatatgttatactcttatatataatgtgacatgctttacgcttatatgtcgttattgatctcctactgcttttgcaccgaactggttagctgggagccagcaggagggtgtatactgcaggggaggagctaactttttctttgtattacttagtgtcagcctcctggtggcagcagcatacacccatggtctgtgtcccccaatgaatggctcggagaaaaggattttacagtgagtacacaaaaatccctattttgttgCAAACACAAGTATTTATTATAACTAATGTGTGTTGGTAACGggtcttctttaaaaaaaaaaagcctttaaaagattttttttccaATAACAAATACTGGATTAAGATCTCGGAAACTGTCATTACAGATTGTCTGCTAATGTCTCATTCTCACAAAATAAGCAAAATCAGTCTTGAGACCTGGTGTTTACTACCACAATAATTTGATTTACATATACCGgtgatttttccacattttggcatGTAAAATGATATTCTGTGAAGAGCAAACATTAAGAATAGTAACTACATGTAATACAATACTTAAAAATAGTCAACATATATATTATCATTTGCATTAATAACCCAGTACAATATTAACTACTATTCTGCCTCAACCACATGATATACCTGGATATTTTGGTAAATGTAAACACCTTTGGGTTCCAGGCTTCGTGATTTATTGATCCCATAATCCCGGTCAAGAACCATGCGCCATTATGTTCACTAGCCAAAAGGCTTCCGTCCACCAGTGTATAGTCTATGTTCCTGTTTGATGTGGCACAGAACATTCGGTTTGTTTGTGTTGCATGGAAAGCAGATTCACAAGTTTCTTTATTCGTTTCTGCTACGGAAAATTGAACGGGCATTGTTTCCATATATTCTGAGGCTAGCTTCCAGCCTCCTACTGTACCTGGGACACGTGGAATCAGCACGCTCTCGGCAAAGTCTTTCTGGGGGATGCAGATGGGTAGAATATGTTTACAAAATTTGATAGTTTCCTCCAGTTTAAGGAGAGCAATGTCATTGTCTGttgtgtccttcgagtattttgtGTGGATACGATGGCTGGCCACCTTGATCTCCTGTCTGTTGTCAGTGCCCTTGTCTACTGCAGAAATAGACACAAGTTATACAAAGAATGAAATAATTGTTTTATTGCATATATGGCCTTAAAAACCCTGTATAAAGAAAGGACTAAACCCTTCCAAGCAATTACGTTTGGCCCTTACCTGCATGGATGAAAATTGTACCCTGCTGACTGCTGCACTTTGCAGTTGTAAGTACCAATGACTGGCTAAGTATGACCCCATTGCAGAAAGGAGTCCCTTCGGAATCTAATAGTAGTACCTGAAAAGAAATTACTTAGAGAATTAGAATTTGGGATAAGTTCTTATATTTTAATGCTTTTGTGGTTACTTTTTTTTAGTTATACTGTAATAATAACCTAACAAAACAAATGTGACAGGTTATTGTTATTGTTCTGTaatgccaatatttttttttttttttagaaaacctcTTACCATAATTAGATTTAATAACGTTTCtaaataaacactttttttttttgcaccctcaCCTTGTTGCCTGTCACACTCTGCACttctgttttatatatatattacttcCATGCATGTCAGTTTTTTCTCTTCAA
The Ranitomeya imitator isolate aRanImi1 chromosome 3, aRanImi1.pri, whole genome shotgun sequence genome window above contains:
- the PROZ gene encoding vitamin K-dependent protein Z gives rise to the protein MGRNCQFAVNECHPDAEDGCQHFCEPTYGPELPICSCASGYRLGEDEKSCHPTDPYACGQLVNDEKTILAAIKNNSTNPLPWQVLLLDSEGTPFCNGVILSQSLVLTTAKCSSQQGTIFIHAVDKGTDNRQEIKVASHRIHTKYSKDTTDNDIALLKLEETIKFCKHILPICIPQKDFAESVLIPRVPGTVGGWKLASEYMETMPVQFSVAETNKETCESAFHATQTNRMFCATSNRNIDYTLVDGSLLASEHNGAWFLTGIMGSINHEAWNPKVFTFTKISRYIMWLRQNSS